From the genome of Streptomyces sp. NBC_00659, one region includes:
- a CDS encoding glucosyl-3-phosphoglycerate synthase, with translation MLKDVESWLSTRSWSVTDRPLHKIMAAKRITGSTVSVVLPALNEEETVGEIVAIIRHDLMQQVPLVDEIVVVDSGSTDRTSAVAAAAGARVVHRDDILPRIPAVPGKGEVLWRSLLVTSGDIVCFIDADLKEFSSDFVSGIVGPLLTDPGVDLVKAMYDRPLGGASGQGGRVTELMARPLLNMHWPQLAGFVQPLGGEYAARRSLLEQLPFPVGYGIELGMLVDALHLVGLDALAQVDVGVRKHRHQDGQALGRMAAAIYRTAQLRLARGHLIRPALTQFERGRDGFQPRTYSVDTEERPPMSEISEYQRRRAA, from the coding sequence GTGCTGAAAGACGTCGAAAGCTGGCTGAGCACACGCTCCTGGTCCGTGACCGACCGCCCGCTCCACAAGATCATGGCCGCGAAACGCATCACGGGATCGACGGTCAGTGTCGTGCTGCCCGCGCTCAACGAGGAGGAGACGGTAGGCGAGATCGTCGCGATCATCCGCCACGACCTGATGCAGCAGGTGCCCCTCGTCGACGAGATCGTCGTCGTCGACTCCGGCTCGACCGACCGCACCTCCGCGGTCGCCGCCGCCGCGGGCGCGAGAGTCGTGCACCGCGACGACATCCTCCCGCGGATCCCGGCCGTGCCCGGCAAGGGCGAGGTGCTGTGGCGGTCGCTCCTCGTCACGAGCGGGGACATCGTCTGTTTCATCGACGCGGACCTCAAGGAGTTCTCGTCCGACTTCGTCTCCGGGATCGTGGGCCCGCTGCTCACCGATCCCGGCGTCGACCTGGTCAAGGCCATGTACGACCGGCCGCTGGGCGGCGCCTCGGGACAGGGCGGCCGGGTCACGGAGCTGATGGCCCGCCCCCTGCTGAACATGCACTGGCCGCAGCTCGCGGGCTTCGTCCAGCCGCTCGGCGGCGAGTACGCGGCCCGCCGCTCGCTGCTCGAACAGCTCCCCTTCCCCGTCGGCTACGGCATCGAACTGGGCATGCTGGTCGACGCCCTGCACCTGGTGGGCCTGGACGCCCTCGCCCAGGTCGACGTCGGGGTGCGCAAGCACCGCCACCAGGACGGCCAGGCACTCGGCCGCATGGCCGCCGCGATCTACCGCACCGCCCAGCTCCGGCTGGCCCGCGGTCACCTGATCCGCCCCGCCCTCACCCAGTTCGAACGTGGCCGGGACGGTTTCCAGCCGCGCACGTACTCGGTGGACACCGAGGAAAGGCCGCCGATGAGCGAAATCTCCGAGTACCAGCGGCGCAGGGCCGCGTAG
- a CDS encoding alpha,alpha-trehalose-phosphate synthase (UDP-forming) has product MASTHGAHRILVASNRGPVTYEVREDDSLHAKRGGGGLVSGLSAIGPDAGALWVCSALGDGDREAVRRGVGEDGVRMLAIDAGVHADAYNGIANSVLWFVHHLLYQTPLEPVFDAEFRRRWESYRTYNRAFAEALAEEAAEGAAVLVQDYHLCLVPGMLRELRPDLRIGHFSHTPWAPEDYFRMLPDDIRAELLDGMLGADRVAFLTRRWATAFTRCVETAAPDRYRVATSPEDRPEIEHLDGTPPGRTLVGVHGLGADAEFLRERSHRADVGERMAALREEIGAGRRTIVRVDRTELSKNIVRGLLAYRQLLDDHPEWRERVVHVAFAYPSRQDLAVYRDYTAEVQRVADEINSQYGTPGWTPVVLHVKDDFARSLAAYRLADVALVNPIRDGMNLVAKEIPVVSDEGCALVLSREAGAYEELGEDAISVNPYDVTGTARALHEALVMQPGERAERTKRLAAAATALPPAQWFLDQLRELEA; this is encoded by the coding sequence ATGGCTTCAACGCATGGTGCCCACAGGATTCTGGTCGCCTCCAACCGCGGCCCGGTCACCTACGAGGTACGGGAGGACGACTCGCTGCACGCCAAGCGCGGCGGCGGCGGCCTCGTCTCGGGACTCTCGGCGATCGGGCCGGACGCGGGCGCCCTGTGGGTGTGCTCGGCCCTCGGCGACGGCGACCGGGAGGCGGTCCGGCGCGGGGTCGGCGAGGACGGCGTACGGATGCTGGCCATCGACGCCGGGGTCCACGCCGACGCGTACAACGGCATCGCCAACTCCGTGCTGTGGTTCGTCCACCACCTGCTCTACCAGACCCCGCTGGAGCCGGTCTTCGACGCGGAGTTCCGGCGCCGGTGGGAGTCGTACCGGACCTACAACCGGGCCTTCGCCGAGGCACTGGCCGAGGAGGCGGCCGAGGGCGCGGCCGTGCTGGTCCAGGACTACCACCTGTGCCTGGTGCCCGGGATGCTCCGCGAACTGCGCCCCGACCTGCGCATCGGCCACTTCTCCCACACCCCGTGGGCGCCCGAGGACTACTTCCGGATGCTCCCCGACGACATCCGCGCGGAACTGCTGGACGGCATGCTCGGCGCGGACCGCGTGGCGTTCCTGACCCGGCGGTGGGCGACGGCCTTCACGCGCTGCGTGGAGACGGCCGCCCCGGACCGCTACCGGGTCGCCACGTCCCCGGAGGACCGGCCGGAGATCGAGCACCTCGACGGCACCCCGCCCGGTCGGACCCTCGTCGGTGTGCACGGCCTCGGCGCCGACGCCGAGTTCCTGCGCGAGCGCTCGCACCGGGCGGACGTCGGCGAACGGATGGCCGCGCTGCGCGAGGAGATCGGCGCCGGCCGCAGGACGATCGTGCGCGTCGACCGGACCGAGCTGTCCAAGAACATCGTGCGGGGGCTGCTGGCGTACCGGCAGCTTCTCGACGACCACCCCGAGTGGCGCGAGCGGGTCGTCCACGTGGCGTTCGCCTACCCCTCGCGGCAGGACCTCGCGGTGTACCGGGACTACACGGCCGAGGTGCAGCGCGTCGCCGACGAGATCAACTCCCAGTACGGAACGCCCGGTTGGACCCCGGTGGTGCTGCACGTGAAGGACGACTTCGCGCGCTCGCTCGCCGCCTACCGGCTGGCCGACGTCGCCCTCGTCAACCCCATCAGGGACGGCATGAACCTCGTCGCCAAGGAGATCCCGGTCGTCTCCGACGAGGGCTGCGCGCTGGTCCTGTCACGGGAGGCCGGGGCGTACGAGGAACTGGGCGAGGACGCGATCTCCGTGAACCCGTACGACGTGACCGGTACGGCGCGGGCGCTGCACGAGGCCCTCGTCATGCAGCCGGGCGAACGAGCAGAACGCACCAAGCGCCTGGCCGCCGCAGCCACCGCCCTCCCCCCGGCCCAGTGGTTCCTGGACCAACTCCGCGAACTGGAGGCCTGA